A single genomic interval of Drosophila virilis strain 15010-1051.87 chromosome 2, Dvir_AGI_RSII-ME, whole genome shotgun sequence harbors:
- the LOC116650677 gene encoding uncharacterized protein, translating into MNFSWLCLVIFALFAGVVSAGKCPKDFKSENGQCISQRTIRGECPTGSTYKIGVNACVYGA; encoded by the coding sequence atgaacttCTCGTGGTTGTGCCTGGTTATCTTTGCCCTGTTCGCTGGTGTTGTTTCCGCTGGCAAATGCCCCAAAGATTTTAAGAGTGAGAACGGCCAATGCATTAGCCAGCGCACTATTCGCGGCGAGTGCCCCACGGGCTCCACCTATAAGATTGGCGTCAACGCCTGCGTTTATGGTGCATAG
- the LOC6630257 gene encoding uncharacterized protein, giving the protein MNCSCAWLVMLLLALLGTAWGSSCPTGFSSETNLCVKERPVHGTCPPGSTYQLNINKCVHA; this is encoded by the coding sequence ATGAACTGCAGTTGTGCTTGGCTTGTGATGCTGCTTCTGGCACTGCTCGGTACCGCCTGGGGCTCCAGCTGCCCGACCGGCTTCAGCAGCGAGACGAATCTGTGTGTCAAGGAACGGCCCGTGCATGGCACCTGCCCGCCCGGCTCGACCTATCAGCTGAATATCAACAAGTGTGTGCATGCTTAA